The proteins below come from a single Armatimonadota bacterium genomic window:
- a CDS encoding GNAT family N-acetyltransferase encodes MVETYFALARPADGLTRFEDDGVIGCRSTQKHPASNFSVVARPNIHSLTRLVQMDSHTAYVLPTDQTYAVIEMMKKVGFTPGRSLSLMFVRNPLGGIDLDLTTVTGISARYDHTMFLAKQFFSAANMAFCEGIATLTSRAPECELICLGRLEAPTAGAMISQTNGTLGLYNISVTPEQRHRGLGGELVRALVGIAASRRCTATLQCHDSLVPWYERLGFRKYAEVVMMRREK; translated from the coding sequence ATGGTTGAGACCTATTTTGCGTTGGCTCGACCTGCGGATGGATTGACGCGGTTTGAGGATGACGGCGTGATCGGTTGCCGCTCGACGCAGAAGCATCCGGCTTCGAATTTCTCGGTGGTGGCCAGACCGAACATTCATTCGCTGACTAGGCTGGTGCAGATGGATTCGCACACGGCGTACGTTTTGCCGACCGATCAGACCTACGCCGTGATTGAGATGATGAAGAAGGTGGGCTTTACGCCGGGGCGGTCGCTGAGTTTGATGTTTGTGCGAAACCCACTTGGGGGAATCGACCTAGATTTGACCACGGTGACCGGCATCTCGGCGCGGTACGACCACACAATGTTTTTGGCCAAGCAGTTCTTTTCGGCAGCGAACATGGCCTTTTGCGAAGGGATTGCGACGTTGACCTCGCGCGCCCCTGAGTGCGAACTGATCTGCCTTGGGCGGCTGGAGGCTCCGACGGCAGGGGCCATGATTTCTCAGACCAACGGAACGTTGGGGCTTTATAACATCTCGGTCACGCCGGAACAGCGGCATCGCGGACTGGGTGGAGAGCTGGTTCGGGCGCTGGTGGGGATTGCGGCGTCGCGGCGGTGTACGGCGACGCTTCAGTGCCACGACTCGCTGGTGCCGTGGTACGAGCGGCTGGGTTTTCGGAAGTATGCGGAAGTCGTGATGATGCGTCGCGAGAAGTGA
- a CDS encoding amidohydrolase family protein, producing MVLRRRCGVRTLLRNGRILDPSQDLDEIGSVLIENDQVIQVGVVEDLTGIDEVYDCTGLWITPGLVDMHVHLREPGDEHKETIITGTQAAAAGGYTTICCMPNTNPPLDNPAIIDFILDRAASPEAGGVFVAPVGALTKDLKGEELSNLAAMKRAGIVAASDEGFPIQDSQVMSRAMVFCNQIGLPILAHSDDTSLSKGGCMNEGAVSAMLGLKGIPRTAEEIATMRNCLLSLHTGCPVHIMRVSTWGAVEIIRLIKSLGAPVTCEICPMHFIFTEDDIGEFDTKFKMQPPLRTKVDIELLQQGLQDGTIDCIASDHSPHASHEVDVPFDEAPFGASTIEATLGATLTYLTHKGILSPLDTIRKLSTVPAEILNLDGGTLKPEELPVAQITVIDPNVEWTFDRNKSFSKSKNTPFHRMKLKGKAMLTFSGSEIYRDAMFPAERYAIYI from the coding sequence CTGGTGCTTCGGCGGAGGTGCGGCGTGAGAACCCTGCTTCGCAACGGTCGCATCCTCGATCCGTCGCAGGATTTGGATGAAATCGGCAGTGTCCTGATCGAGAATGACCAGGTCATTCAGGTTGGCGTCGTTGAAGATTTAACTGGGATCGACGAGGTTTACGACTGCACAGGGCTTTGGATCACTCCGGGTTTGGTGGATATGCACGTCCACTTGCGCGAGCCGGGCGACGAGCACAAAGAAACGATCATTACCGGAACCCAGGCGGCGGCAGCAGGCGGCTATACGACGATTTGCTGTATGCCCAACACGAATCCTCCGCTCGACAATCCGGCGATCATCGACTTTATTCTTGACCGAGCGGCTTCCCCTGAGGCGGGCGGCGTGTTCGTTGCGCCGGTTGGCGCGCTGACGAAGGACCTGAAGGGCGAAGAACTCTCGAACTTGGCAGCGATGAAGCGGGCGGGAATCGTCGCGGCGAGCGACGAAGGCTTTCCGATTCAAGACTCGCAGGTGATGAGCCGCGCGATGGTGTTCTGCAACCAGATCGGCCTCCCCATCCTCGCTCACTCGGACGACACCAGTCTGAGCAAGGGCGGTTGTATGAACGAAGGCGCGGTGAGCGCGATGCTCGGCCTGAAAGGCATTCCAAGGACAGCGGAAGAGATCGCGACGATGCGCAACTGCTTGCTCTCGCTTCACACCGGCTGTCCGGTACACATCATGCGGGTGAGCACTTGGGGCGCGGTCGAGATCATTCGACTGATCAAGTCGCTGGGGGCGCCCGTGACCTGCGAAATCTGCCCGATGCACTTCATCTTTACCGAGGACGACATCGGCGAGTTCGACACGAAGTTCAAGATGCAGCCGCCGCTTCGGACGAAGGTGGACATCGAACTGCTCCAGCAGGGTCTGCAGGATGGGACGATCGACTGCATCGCCAGCGACCACTCGCCGCACGCCTCGCACGAGGTGGATGTACCGTTCGACGAAGCTCCGTTCGGGGCTTCGACGATTGAGGCGACGCTGGGCGCGACGCTGACTTACCTAACCCATAAAGGCATCTTGAGCCCACTGGATACGATCCGAAAGCTGAGCACGGTGCCCGCCGAAATTTTGAATCTGGATGGGGGTACCCTGAAGCCGGAAGAGCTTCCGGTGGCGCAGATCACCGTCATCGATCCGAACGTCGAATGGACGTTTGATCGAAATAAGTCGTTCAGCAAGAGCAAAAATACGCCGTTTCATCGTATGAAGCTGAAGGGTAAGGCGATGCTGACGTTCTCCGGCAGCGAAATCTATCGCGACGCCATGTTTCCGGCTGAGCGGTACGCCATCTACATCTAA
- a CDS encoding aspartate carbamoyltransferase catalytic subunit: MSSNPTGTRNLIGIRNLDKESIVHLIDQAADFKKRVTAGDDVPKMTKTVIGLLFFENSTRTRVSFEQAAFYLGMRSSNFATTSSSMNKGETLKDTILTLRHERINGLVMRHKSSGSPILAAKHFGGPVLNAGDGQHEHPTQALADALTIMERKGSIEGLNVSIVGDVEHSRVARSNLWLLDKLGANVRLVGPRTLLPPQPSNLPGEFCDELEEGIHGADVIISLRLQRERMNEGMISSIGEYSSLYQINAETLRYANPGCLVMHPGPINRGVEIDDVTADGEYSAINQQVENGVFVRMSAFYWCFGGGAA; the protein is encoded by the coding sequence ATGAGCAGTAATCCCACGGGGACCAGAAATCTCATCGGAATCCGCAATCTGGACAAAGAATCGATTGTCCACCTCATCGACCAAGCCGCCGACTTCAAGAAGCGCGTGACGGCGGGCGACGACGTGCCCAAGATGACCAAGACCGTCATCGGCCTGCTGTTCTTTGAAAACTCTACGCGCACGCGCGTGAGTTTCGAGCAGGCGGCGTTCTATCTGGGCATGCGATCCAGCAACTTTGCCACGACCTCGTCGTCGATGAACAAGGGCGAGACGCTGAAGGATACGATTTTGACCCTACGCCATGAGCGCATCAACGGTTTGGTGATGCGCCACAAGTCGAGTGGTTCGCCCATCTTGGCCGCGAAGCACTTCGGCGGTCCGGTTTTGAACGCGGGCGACGGCCAGCACGAGCACCCGACGCAGGCGCTGGCGGATGCGCTGACCATTATGGAGCGAAAGGGCTCGATCGAGGGCTTGAACGTCTCGATCGTCGGCGATGTCGAGCACTCGCGAGTCGCACGGTCGAACCTGTGGCTATTGGACAAGCTGGGAGCGAATGTTCGCCTAGTCGGACCGCGGACTCTTCTTCCTCCGCAGCCGTCGAATCTGCCAGGCGAGTTCTGCGACGAACTGGAAGAAGGCATCCACGGTGCGGACGTGATCATTTCGCTCCGCCTCCAGCGGGAGCGGATGAACGAAGGCATGATCAGCTCGATCGGCGAATACAGCTCGTTGTATCAGATCAATGCCGAGACGCTTCGGTACGCGAATCCCGGGTGCCTAGTGATGCACCCCGGTCCGATCAACCGAGGCGTGGAAATCGACGATGTGACGGCCGACGGAGAGTATTCGGCCATCAACCAGCAGGTTGAAAACGGAGTTTTTGTGAGAATGTCTGCGTTTTACTGGTGCTTCGGCGGAGGTGCGGCGTGA
- the pyrR gene encoding bifunctional pyr operon transcriptional regulator/uracil phosphoribosyltransferase PyrR encodes MDAVILDAEDIKRTLGRMAHEILEDNQGAQDLVVVGIMKRGYPIAKRLAFLMTQIEGVTVPCGKLDPRAYRDDRPAKTEDESEIPFEVTGKRVILVDELIFTGRTIRAGLDGLIKYGRPSYVRLGVLLDRGHRELPIQPDYCGRVIQTERSDHVFVKVKEFEGEDLVELRSQEAPHEQ; translated from the coding sequence ATGGATGCCGTTATCCTCGACGCCGAAGACATTAAGAGAACTTTGGGAAGGATGGCGCACGAAATACTGGAAGACAACCAAGGGGCCCAGGACCTTGTGGTGGTCGGGATCATGAAAAGGGGGTATCCCATCGCGAAACGGCTGGCGTTTTTGATGACGCAGATCGAGGGAGTGACGGTGCCGTGTGGCAAGCTCGACCCCCGTGCCTACCGCGACGACCGACCCGCCAAAACCGAAGACGAATCCGAGATTCCGTTTGAAGTGACGGGTAAGCGGGTGATTCTGGTGGACGAGTTGATCTTTACCGGCCGTACGATTCGGGCGGGCCTGGATGGGTTGATCAAATACGGTCGTCCGAGTTACGTTCGGCTCGGCGTTTTGCTCGACCGGGGCCACCGCGAATTGCCGATCCAGCCCGATTACTGCGGCCGCGTCATCCAAACTGAACGATCTGACCACGTCTTTGTGAAAGTGAAGGAATTCGAGGGCGAGGATCTGGTCGAGCTCCGAAGCCAAGAGGCACCTCATGAGCAGTAA
- the pilM gene encoding type IV pilus assembly protein PilM has translation MAGKKSSVGVDIGYSSIRIVQVEKTAAGVRVTKFATVPTPPDSVRDGLVRDPEEVGQAIKTAMKDAHIHASTAVVAASGGAVFVRTVPFPKMTPQMLRESIKFEAGRYVPGSIEDSYVEGEILGNLNETQMNVLLAAAPKDVVDGRIAACKVAGLDVRLVEIETFAAYRALLETDEAKDTANKTYILVDIGATSTTVSVIENGVYVMLRSMPNAGNTLTEALKAAFKLEAVDAEAGKSALDMNEFLTPQGLENPPLKVIAAHVDDLVRELRRSMNYLQTQNSEATQATNIDGMFLCGGGAKLKGLDQYLQAKLGIPVTTLGVFENPIITQTGAISGTGVDLAVATGLAMRPVLWAA, from the coding sequence ATGGCTGGAAAGAAATCATCGGTCGGGGTCGACATCGGATATTCGAGCATTCGAATTGTCCAAGTCGAGAAGACCGCGGCCGGCGTCCGCGTCACTAAATTCGCCACTGTGCCGACTCCGCCGGATTCGGTACGCGATGGTTTGGTTCGCGACCCCGAGGAAGTCGGTCAGGCTATTAAGACTGCAATGAAGGATGCGCACATCCACGCGAGCACGGCGGTAGTCGCCGCGTCCGGTGGAGCCGTCTTCGTTCGCACGGTTCCGTTCCCGAAGATGACGCCGCAGATGCTGCGCGAGTCGATCAAGTTCGAAGCCGGACGCTACGTTCCGGGTTCGATCGAGGACTCGTACGTCGAAGGAGAAATCCTGGGCAACCTTAACGAAACCCAGATGAACGTCCTCCTCGCTGCGGCGCCGAAAGACGTCGTAGACGGACGCATCGCCGCGTGTAAGGTCGCCGGCCTCGATGTTCGCCTTGTCGAAATCGAGACGTTCGCCGCTTACCGCGCTCTGCTGGAAACCGATGAAGCCAAGGACACCGCGAACAAGACATACATTCTGGTGGACATCGGCGCAACCAGCACTACCGTTAGCGTGATCGAAAACGGCGTCTATGTGATGCTTCGCTCGATGCCTAACGCGGGCAACACCCTTACCGAGGCTCTCAAAGCTGCGTTCAAGTTGGAGGCAGTCGATGCCGAAGCTGGCAAGAGCGCGCTCGACATGAATGAATTCCTCACACCCCAGGGACTCGAGAATCCGCCGCTGAAGGTCATTGCCGCTCATGTCGACGACCTCGTTCGCGAACTTCGCCGATCGATGAACTACCTGCAGACCCAAAACAGCGAAGCCACGCAAGCCACCAACATCGACGGCATGTTCCTCTGCGGAGGCGGAGCCAAGCTCAAAGGTCTGGATCAATACCTCCAAGCCAAGCTCGGCATTCCCGTCACCACCCTCGGCGTCTTCGAAAACCCCATCATCACTCAGACCGGAGCCATCTCAGGCACTGGCGTTGACCTCGCCGTCGCAACCGGGCTTGCGATGCGACCGGTGCTTTGGGCCGCCTAA
- the pilO gene encoding type 4a pilus biogenesis protein PilO: protein MKFSLTPKTFYALTGIVVVVGSAMLWMTNSTNSDQKAHIESISKEVRDEKEVQKELADSKKVVEDLQFKLKHLEEGVQQFAYIPTMMKELEQYGKQNQIQVVQIKPVVMPTSPKDKDKNDDKKKSAYEEMNVNIKCRGSYEDSLRFLQAIKVFPKIVAVRTVSLSPHTDNKTKKAAKPVLDLELELRAYAFKDDANITPVASSGAKGGSNES, encoded by the coding sequence ATGAAATTCAGTCTTACTCCCAAAACGTTCTATGCCCTGACGGGCATCGTCGTGGTCGTCGGATCAGCCATGTTGTGGATGACCAACTCCACCAACTCTGATCAGAAGGCTCACATCGAGTCGATCTCGAAAGAAGTTCGCGACGAGAAGGAAGTCCAGAAGGAACTCGCCGACTCTAAAAAAGTCGTCGAAGACCTCCAGTTCAAGCTGAAGCACCTCGAAGAGGGCGTCCAGCAGTTCGCCTACATCCCCACCATGATGAAGGAGTTGGAGCAGTACGGCAAGCAGAACCAGATTCAGGTCGTCCAGATCAAGCCAGTCGTCATGCCGACGTCCCCCAAGGACAAGGACAAGAACGACGACAAGAAGAAGTCGGCCTACGAGGAGATGAACGTGAACATCAAGTGCCGAGGATCGTACGAAGACTCTCTTCGCTTCCTGCAGGCCATCAAGGTGTTCCCCAAGATCGTTGCCGTGCGAACGGTTTCGCTCTCGCCTCACACCGATAACAAAACCAAGAAGGCGGCCAAGCCGGTCCTCGACCTCGAGCTTGAGCTTCGTGCCTACGCCTTCAAGGATGACGCAAATATCACCCCGGTCGCCTCATCTGGCGCCAAGGGAGGCAGCAATGAATCGTGA
- a CDS encoding acyltransferase family protein has translation MKAREKTISSVSDVSREKGLPKKAANKGGKRKRKYSEVSTKLEFIEGMRAVAALYVVIGHFCGMVDAKFLDTGKSIASPLLQALMSPFWHGHLAVAAFIVLSGFSLQYGLYQRGDGRVYGLGKFFKRRALRILPAYYACLGFSYLVCQYVTIPNGNVPPFRNYVPISKESLWAHIFLVHNWSVDWLYKINGVLWSIAIEFQLYLVFPFMILIMQKRSPLTLLILTIIPTVLVVNYLPGAGKTYTWFAILFVLGMMAAHFSYRPSLKIGPKAGTGIFLSLVGVAITAKIVMGALSQGKIFDTPTLISSDITFGLSTATLLYAMTVAPGSWIERFFSLKWLVRIGIFSYSLYLLHHPLLQIFYVHKPAWVLGSEMTMGYLLLAALPSILIISWLFSFIFERPFVKSRLPMREAARVAVERIPLPLRALNGVEAAEHEEGYAYLSAGASKKAREPLAISKGSPKSRAKLL, from the coding sequence ATGAAAGCGCGCGAAAAAACCATTTCTTCTGTTTCAGACGTATCCCGCGAAAAAGGGTTACCCAAAAAGGCCGCCAATAAGGGCGGAAAACGCAAACGAAAATATTCTGAGGTGAGCACCAAACTGGAGTTCATCGAGGGGATGCGCGCGGTAGCGGCCCTGTACGTGGTCATCGGCCACTTCTGTGGGATGGTGGATGCCAAGTTCTTGGACACGGGCAAGAGCATCGCTTCGCCGCTTCTGCAAGCCTTGATGTCGCCCTTTTGGCACGGCCACCTAGCGGTGGCGGCGTTCATCGTTCTCAGCGGATTCAGCCTTCAGTACGGCCTGTATCAGCGCGGGGACGGGCGGGTCTACGGGCTGGGCAAGTTCTTCAAGAGGCGGGCTTTGCGGATTTTGCCCGCATATTATGCCTGCTTGGGCTTTTCGTATCTGGTTTGCCAGTACGTGACGATCCCGAATGGAAATGTGCCGCCGTTCCGCAATTACGTACCGATCTCGAAAGAGAGTCTTTGGGCGCATATTTTCTTGGTCCACAACTGGTCGGTGGATTGGCTTTATAAGATCAACGGCGTGCTGTGGAGCATCGCCATCGAGTTTCAGCTTTACTTGGTGTTCCCATTCATGATCCTGATCATGCAGAAGCGGAGCCCGCTGACTCTGCTGATCCTGACGATCATTCCGACGGTGCTGGTGGTGAACTACCTGCCCGGTGCGGGCAAGACCTATACATGGTTTGCGATTCTGTTCGTGCTGGGGATGATGGCCGCGCACTTCTCGTATCGACCCAGCTTGAAGATCGGTCCGAAGGCAGGCACGGGCATCTTTTTGAGCCTGGTCGGGGTTGCGATCACGGCGAAAATCGTGATGGGTGCGCTCAGTCAGGGCAAGATTTTCGACACGCCGACGTTGATCTCTTCGGACATTACGTTCGGGCTTTCGACGGCGACGCTTCTGTACGCAATGACGGTGGCGCCGGGGTCGTGGATCGAGCGGTTCTTCTCGCTGAAATGGCTGGTGCGGATTGGCATTTTCAGCTACAGCCTGTACCTGCTCCACCATCCGCTTCTGCAGATTTTCTACGTCCATAAGCCAGCGTGGGTGCTGGGGTCGGAGATGACGATGGGCTATCTGCTTTTGGCGGCCCTGCCTTCGATCTTGATCATCAGTTGGCTTTTCTCGTTCATTTTTGAACGGCCGTTTGTGAAGTCTCGCCTGCCGATGCGCGAGGCGGCGCGGGTGGCCGTGGAGCGAATTCCTCTGCCGTTGCGAGCCTTGAATGGGGTGGAGGCGGCGGAACACGAAGAGGGTTATGCCTACTTGTCGGCAGGTGCCTCAAAAAAAGCACGAGAGCCCTTGGCGATATCCAAGGGCTCTCCCAAGAGTCGAGCTAAGCTCCTTTAG
- a CDS encoding protease complex subunit PrcB family protein produces the protein MLLPVSKNLASTIPQKWPMTTYRAATARIPSMNSSLVLTSEYFRLRFPPLLAAFLGNPFSRDTSETEEMVFSRAFICLLFLTVWTAIVTAQFPNTAQMVRWRTIASGTSSTETRQKLVLASERTELENYWMPVLKQNRAQPLIDFNKDRVAIIFLGTRNTGGYSAQVSDVIGQGGATAIVCVNELIPGKKQPVTQSLTSPWVMIAIDRGYLDLSAKFQKVESTALPSYQINPLTTFTPLPWSPCGYGIGGSWNDPCGFGFDTPYEFQNWCQRNRFDYPSYDAIDFSINRLVLVSAGDYGLGFRLQIGDVFISGGETIIQVHRSSTAIASGQRSYALLALSRQTQKYTVEYVVDGSECYLDSGTFLPFPSAGAWICSNSRDLERLAPGNVVLPNSFGGFDFTRGSLGIVFLGQQQPHVNYSVAGVAYRGTVAYVYVKKTVIVAGLANPTSPYFAFRFDKRIRSVKVVDAP, from the coding sequence ATGCTCTTGCCCGTGTCCAAGAACTTGGCATCCACCATCCCACAGAAGTGGCCGATGACCACGTACAGGGCCGCTACCGCGCGCATCCCCTCGATGAACTCCAGTTTGGTGCTCACCTCAGAATATTTTCGTTTGCGTTTTCCGCCCTTATTGGCGGCCTTTTTGGGTAACCCTTTTTCGCGGGATACGTCTGAAACAGAAGAAATGGTTTTTTCGCGCGCTTTCATTTGCCTCCTGTTTCTCACTGTATGGACGGCTATCGTAACCGCCCAGTTTCCCAATACTGCTCAAATGGTACGTTGGCGGACCATTGCTTCGGGTACCTCTAGTACCGAAACCCGGCAAAAATTAGTTCTCGCCAGCGAAAGAACCGAGCTGGAAAACTACTGGATGCCGGTTTTGAAGCAGAATCGGGCGCAACCCCTTATCGATTTTAACAAAGATCGAGTGGCGATTATCTTCTTAGGGACTCGAAATACCGGCGGATACTCCGCTCAAGTTAGCGATGTCATCGGTCAGGGCGGTGCCACCGCCATCGTTTGCGTCAATGAACTGATCCCCGGCAAAAAGCAGCCGGTCACCCAAAGCCTCACCTCGCCGTGGGTCATGATCGCCATCGACCGGGGCTACTTGGACCTAAGCGCCAAGTTCCAAAAGGTCGAAAGCACCGCCCTCCCGTCCTATCAGATCAACCCGCTCACGACCTTCACGCCTCTGCCCTGGAGCCCCTGCGGCTACGGCATCGGCGGAAGCTGGAACGATCCGTGCGGCTTCGGCTTCGATACGCCTTACGAATTCCAGAACTGGTGCCAGCGCAACCGCTTCGACTACCCCAGCTACGATGCCATCGACTTCAGCATCAATCGTCTCGTGCTGGTCAGTGCCGGTGACTACGGCCTAGGCTTCCGACTTCAGATCGGCGACGTCTTCATCAGCGGCGGCGAAACCATCATTCAGGTTCACCGCAGTTCGACCGCCATCGCATCGGGCCAACGAAGCTACGCCCTCCTCGCCCTTAGCCGACAAACCCAGAAGTACACCGTCGAATATGTCGTCGATGGAAGCGAATGCTATCTCGATAGCGGCACCTTCCTCCCATTCCCCTCGGCTGGAGCCTGGATTTGCTCGAACTCGCGTGACCTAGAGCGACTAGCTCCCGGCAACGTCGTTCTGCCCAATAGCTTCGGCGGATTCGATTTCACTCGTGGAAGCCTCGGCATCGTCTTCCTCGGTCAGCAACAACCGCACGTGAATTACTCCGTAGCTGGCGTCGCCTACCGCGGCACCGTGGCGTATGTGTACGTCAAGAAAACGGTGATCGTCGCTGGGCTGGCAAACCCGACCTCGCCCTACTTCGCCTTCCGGTTTGATAAGCGAATCCGAAGCGTAAAGGTCGTCGACGCGCCCTAA
- a CDS encoding NADPH-dependent oxidoreductase, with the protein MMFKEQVSESWNKRFGSEPPADLDPIAPFLAHRSVRRFTDEAISVETMAGLVAAAQSAATSSNLQSWSVISVQNPEKRHAIAEACASQKQVETAAAFFVFLADLNRIHRYAVAHEIDPDGLDTAEMYTVAVIDAALAAERMVCAAEALGYGICYIGALRNHPDRVREILNLPEKTFGIFGLCIGRPAENARADIKPRLSQDQVWFEEEYPESLDSREYDQRAAEYFASHAMSTDEPWSKKSGRRVQTTGLSGREALLMFLHEQGLLKR; encoded by the coding sequence GTGATGTTCAAAGAGCAGGTCTCCGAATCTTGGAACAAGCGTTTCGGATCGGAGCCGCCCGCTGACCTTGACCCGATAGCCCCTTTCTTGGCCCACCGCTCGGTGCGGCGATTTACCGACGAAGCCATCTCGGTCGAGACGATGGCGGGATTGGTAGCGGCGGCGCAGAGCGCGGCGACCAGTAGCAACCTCCAGTCTTGGAGCGTGATTTCGGTTCAGAACCCGGAGAAACGCCATGCCATCGCGGAGGCGTGCGCCAGCCAGAAACAGGTGGAAACGGCAGCCGCTTTCTTCGTCTTTTTGGCTGACTTGAATCGGATTCATCGCTACGCGGTGGCGCACGAGATCGACCCCGACGGCCTGGATACGGCGGAGATGTACACGGTGGCAGTCATCGACGCGGCGTTGGCGGCGGAACGAATGGTGTGCGCGGCAGAGGCGCTGGGTTACGGCATCTGCTACATAGGGGCGCTTCGCAACCACCCGGATCGCGTCAGGGAGATTTTGAACCTGCCGGAGAAGACTTTCGGCATCTTTGGGCTGTGCATCGGACGTCCGGCGGAGAACGCGCGGGCGGACATCAAGCCTCGGTTGTCGCAGGATCAGGTCTGGTTTGAGGAGGAGTATCCCGAGTCGCTGGATAGCCGGGAATACGACCAGAGGGCGGCAGAGTACTTTGCTTCGCACGCCATGTCGACCGATGAACCGTGGTCGAAGAAGTCGGGACGGCGAGTCCAGACGACCGGTCTTTCGGGCCGCGAAGCCCTGCTCATGTTTTTGCACGAGCAGGGCCTCCTGAAGCGTTAG
- the queC gene encoding 7-cyano-7-deazaguanine synthase QueC, producing the protein MKQKAVVLLSGGLDSATALALARTQGFECYAISYDYGQRHRVELTLAAEQARLQEVVKHIVVQVDLRQIGGSALTDDIAVPKDRDESAMSADIPITYVPARNTVFLSYALAWSEVLGANHIFIGVNALDYSGYPDCRPEFIEAFERMANLATKVGVEGAKMTIHTPLISLTKAQIIEQGLANGVQYDLTSSCYDPAPDGKPCRHCDSCLLREKGFATLGQTDPLVAKFEQ; encoded by the coding sequence TTGAAACAAAAGGCTGTCGTCCTTCTCTCTGGCGGACTCGACTCCGCGACCGCCCTCGCCCTTGCCCGAACCCAGGGTTTTGAGTGCTATGCCATCTCCTACGACTATGGTCAGCGGCACCGGGTCGAGCTAACCTTGGCCGCCGAGCAGGCTCGACTCCAAGAAGTGGTGAAGCACATCGTCGTCCAAGTCGACCTTCGCCAAATCGGCGGCTCCGCCCTCACCGACGACATCGCCGTTCCCAAGGACCGCGACGAAAGCGCAATGAGCGCCGATATCCCCATCACGTACGTCCCCGCTCGCAACACCGTCTTCCTCTCCTATGCCCTCGCGTGGTCCGAGGTCCTTGGTGCAAACCACATCTTCATCGGCGTCAACGCCCTCGACTATTCCGGCTATCCCGACTGCCGCCCAGAGTTCATCGAGGCGTTCGAGCGAATGGCCAACCTCGCAACCAAGGTCGGCGTCGAAGGCGCCAAAATGACGATCCACACCCCCCTCATCTCGCTCACCAAAGCCCAAATCATCGAGCAGGGCCTGGCGAATGGCGTCCAATACGACCTCACGAGCAGTTGCTACGACCCCGCCCCGGACGGCAAACCCTGCCGCCACTGCGACTCCTGCCTCTTGCGCGAAAAAGGCTTCGCCACCCTCGGCCAAACCGACCCCTTAGTCGCGAAATTCGAACAATGA
- a CDS encoding radical SAM protein codes for MLQNNNNALTAKLRIAEIFHSVQGEGIWAGIPSTFIRVSGCNLRCVWCDTPYASWNPEGPTLTIDEILDQVRQADLDHVVLTGGEPMLFDAIEPLACQLKAEGKTITIETAGTLYRDLPCDLMSISPKLAHSTPTEDLAWAKRHDDLRLQPDILRQLIASYPFQLKFVVSSPDAQEIDEIERLLDQIGPVEPSKVLLMPEGRDQATLWQKARLLIPVVTARNWRLAPRLQIDLFGDTRGT; via the coding sequence ATGCTTCAAAATAACAACAACGCATTGACCGCCAAACTACGAATCGCTGAAATCTTCCACTCCGTCCAAGGTGAGGGCATCTGGGCCGGAATCCCGTCCACCTTCATCCGTGTCAGCGGGTGCAACCTCCGCTGTGTCTGGTGCGACACCCCCTATGCCTCTTGGAACCCCGAAGGCCCCACCCTCACCATCGACGAAATCCTCGACCAAGTCCGCCAAGCCGACCTCGATCATGTCGTCCTCACCGGCGGAGAACCGATGCTTTTCGACGCCATCGAGCCTCTCGCCTGTCAACTCAAAGCCGAGGGCAAAACCATCACCATCGAGACCGCCGGCACCCTCTACCGCGACCTCCCCTGCGATCTCATGTCGATCAGCCCCAAGCTCGCCCACTCGACTCCCACCGAAGACCTCGCCTGGGCCAAGCGCCACGATGACCTCCGCCTCCAACCCGACATCCTTCGGCAACTGATCGCGAGCTACCCCTTCCAGCTTAAGTTCGTGGTCTCCTCACCCGACGCCCAGGAGATCGACGAAATCGAACGCCTCCTCGACCAAATCGGCCCCGTCGAGCCCAGCAAGGTCCTCCTCATGCCCGAGGGTCGCGACCAAGCGACGCTCTGGCAGAAGGCCCGCCTTCTCATCCCCGTCGTCACCGCCCGAAATTGGCGGCTTGCCCCCCGCCTCCAGATCGACCTCTTCGGCGACACCCGCGGCACCTAA